In the Topomyia yanbarensis strain Yona2022 chromosome 3, ASM3024719v1, whole genome shotgun sequence genome, one interval contains:
- the LOC131690224 gene encoding mitochondrial import inner membrane translocase subunit Tim10B: MDFELRNLKDFLGLYNKVTELCFTSCVDNFFGRDLTPDEIRCTENCVGKFTNVNQRLMQVYVGVQGKINERRMVEFEAQQAKLMELQQQQQESQQSREGVTLSTGNSETIEGATAQVVVN, translated from the exons ATGGATTTCGAGTTAAGAAAT CTAAAAGATTTCCTCGGATTATACAACAAAGTGACAGAGCTGTGTTTCACTTCCTGCGTCGATAATTTCTTCGGTCGGGATCTTACACCGGACGAGATTCGCTGTACGGAAAACTGTGTCGGCAAATTTACTAATGTAAACCAACGGTTGATGCAGGTTTACGTTGGTGTCCAAGGTAAAATCAACGAGCGAAGAATGGTTGAGTTCGAAGCTCAGCAAGCAAAACTGATGGAAttgcagcaacagcaacaggaGAGTCAACAATCGAGGGAAGGTGTAACTTTGTCGACTGGAAATTCGGAAACGATAGAAGGCGCTAC